CGGGCCAGCACCACCTTGCGCAGCGGATTATCAAGTGCAGCAAGCTGATCCCGCGCATAGCTGATTCGGGCGCGGTGCTCGACGAGCGGCGGAACGGCGACGCTGATGTGAACCGCCGACAGCGGGCCGGTTGGCCAGCCGGGCAGCGCATCGAGGTGCTGAACGCTCGTCGGCTCCATCAACGCGGCCGGTTCGCTGAGGTCGAAAGGCAACGCGCCCAGTATCATCGGCACAGAACCGGAGCGCAGCGCCGCTTGCGCCGCCCGGATGTCGCGGTAACGTGTCCGCACCCCGTCGGCGACCAGAGTTCGTCCGGGTCCGCACAGCGCGAAGGGCGGCTCAATGGGGCTCAATTGCCGGGATACCCCTTCACTCCGAGCGCGCAGAGCTGGCGTATCCCGTGTTCGAATCCGCAGATGCTGACCGAAGCGGTGTGCATGTAAAAGCGGGTGCCCTCGACGAGCGGTAGCTCGACCCAGCGGGTGATCACCGCCCGCGAAAAGTGGCTGTGGCCGACGAACACGACGTCGCGTGACGCCAGGTGTTCCAGTGCCAGCGCGACAGCCCGGTCAGCGCGCTCGCTGACCTGCGCGACGCTCTCACCGTCGGGGCATCCGTGCGTCCACACCAGCCAGTCTGGTTCGACTTCGCGGATCTGGGCGGTCGTCAGCCCCTCGTAGGCGCCGTAGTCCCATTCGGCGATCAGTGGAGATATTTCATCGACCGTCAGCCCGGCCAACTCGGCGGTGGTCAGCGCCCGCTTACGTGGGCTACTGATCACCAGTGGGTTGTCGAGATCGAGTTCGCCCAGAGCCTTTCCGGCCAGCTCAGCCTGTATCCGGCCGGCTTCGGTCAGCTCGATATCGGTTCGGCCGGTGTGCTGGCCCGAATCTGACCACTCCGTGTCGCCGTGGCGGACCAGCAGGAGCCGGTGTTCGTGTATGCCCATGCCGACCGATTGTGCCGGACGACATGCCGGACCCGTCGCCCCTACCAGACTGCCGGGTACGTGCCAGGATGGCACTGTGACAGAGACCCGGGTACTGGCGGTGGCCAACCAGAAGGGCGGGGTGGCCAAGACGACGACGGTCGCCTCGCTCGGCGCGGCGATGGTGGATAAGGGTCGGCGGGTGCTACTCGTCGACCTGGATCCGCAGGGTTGTTTGACGTTCTCGCTTGGTCAGGACCCCGACAAGTTGCCGGTGTCCGTGCACGAGGTGCTGCTCGGGGAAGTGGAGCCGAACACCGCGCTGGTGACCACCATGGAAGGAATGGCGCTGCTGCCGGCCAACATCGACTTGGCCGGCGCCGAGGCGATGTTGTTGATGCGTGCCGGCCGGGAGTATGCGCTCAAACGGGCGCTGGCCAAACTCTCCGATCAGTTCGACGTGGTCATCGTCGACTGTCCGCCGTCGTTGGGGGTGCTCACGCTCAACGGACTCACGGCCGCCGACGAAGTCATTGTTCCGTTGCAGTGCGAGACGCTGGCCCACCGCGGTGTTGGACAGCTCCTGCGCACCGTCGCTGACGTTCAGCAGATCACCAACCCGAATCTGCGGTTGCTGGGGGCACTACCTACCCTCTATGACTCCCGAACCACCCATACCCGCGACGTGCTGCTCGATGTCGCCGATCGCTACGGCCTGCCGGTGCTGGCCCCACCGATTCCGCGCACGGTGCGCTTCGCCGAGGCCAGCGCATCGGGCTCGTCGGTCATGGCCGGGCGCAAGAACAAGGGCGCGGTGGCCTATCGCGATTTGGCCCAGGCGCTACTGAAGCACTGGAAGTCGGGCAAGCCGCTGCCCACATTCGCTGTAGAGCTTTAGATTTAGCCGCGCGAACAGACACAGAATCGCATCGAATCAGTCGATACTGCGCGATTCTGTGTCTGGTCGCCCAGCTCGCCCGGCGCCGGGTTCAGCCCAATGCCACCACGGAGTCGCCACGCTGCTCGATGATCCTGGATCCCACAACGCCCGGGATCACCGCTGAGCCGCTCGGCTGACGCTGCACCGGGATGTAGCGGTTGTTGGCGCCGCTGACCGGATCGTAGACACCGATCGCGCCGGTGACCGGCACCAGCAGTTGACCGGCCATCATCACGCCGGGCCCCAGCGGCGCCGCCGTCTCGCCGGCGGCAATGGTGTAACGCTGGGTCAGCTTGCCGGCATCGAACACCATCAGGGCATCGCCGGTCCACCAGGTCACCAGGTTGCCGGTCTGCGACACCGTCGCCTCGGGTGACGGCGGCTTGGTCAGCAGCGTGCTCGCCACAGTGGTGCCCGTCTCGTCGATCACCTCGACTCGTGGCTGCGCGCCGGACTCCCCGGGCAGGTACACCGCGGTGTTGTTCTGCGAGACGATCAGTACCCGAGCGCCCGCTCCCGGCCGAATCCCGGGCTCGGGCACGATCCGCTGTTCCGGCTCGTCCTCCTCCTTGCCCGGGCGTAGCAGGACCAGCCGCACATCGGCCTGATTTGCGCACGCTTCGAGGACCGCCACCGATGACGAACTGGCCGCGGCCGATTCCAGCGTGCATCCCGAGTGCAGACCCCGATTTGCCGGTTTCACCCGGGCATCGGTCTCGCCATAGGACAGCATCCGGACCATGTCCGATCGCCACAGCTCGAGGCGGGTATTGCCGGCCGACAACACCGTCGTGCCGTCGGAGGATAGGCGTACCCGCGCGTCGGCGTAGCTGCTGCGGGCGGGTCCGCGGCGTCCGGTCGATCCGTCGATAGTGCTGACCTGACCGCAACCGCGGTCATCGCGGTAGACGGCGACCGCGTAGCGGTAGACCCAGGTCACCCCGCACAGGTCGGTGTCGCGGGCGTAGCTCCAGAGCGTCTCACCGGTGGCCGGATCGCGCCCGCCCACATGGCGTCCGTCGCCGGTGACGACGGTCCCGCCGACCGCGACGGGTACGCGGCTGGCGGGGCTGGGCGCGCTCCAGAGCTGCTTCAGTGCGCCCGGGACTTCCCGGGCCGGCGTGGGGCTGGGCACCGGAGTCGCAGCCGGCCGGCTGATGGTGGCCCGGGCGTCGCTGGTCCACCAGATCAGTGCCGCTGCCACGGCGACGACCACAACGATGGCAGCGGCGGCCAGGATATCGCCCCTGGTGCGCCGCTCCGGTTTGACCATGTTCGAGCGTCGGCCTTAGTTGGCCGAGGCGGTGGCGTTGTCCGGGACGCAGGCGGGCTTGCGGCGTCGACGCCGGCGTCGGGTGTTCCCGGCGTTGGCCGAGGGGGACCCCGACCCGGAACCGGACCCCGGCTCTGCGGCGGCCTCATTCGCCGGGCCCGTGGCGGGATGCCCGGTGATCGGTTTGCCGCCGCGGGTGCGCTGCCGACGCCTCGCGCCTGAGCGAGCGGTTACCGACGGCTGGCCGTCCTGATCCGTGGCGCGGCGCTTGGGCTGCGACGCGCGTGGGGTGCCGACGGTCCCGGCGGCCTCGGCCGGGATGGACAGCTCGGCATACAGGTGCGGTGAGTTGGAGTAGGTTTCGGCGGGCTCGGGGGAGCCCAGGCCCAGTGCCTTGTCGATCATCGTCCAGCGCTCCAGCTCGTCCCAGTCCACCAGGGTGACCGCGACGCCGGTGCGTCCGGCCCGGCCCGTGCGCCCGATGCGGTGGACGTACATCTTCTCGTCCTCGGGGCACTGGTAGTTGATGACGTGGGTGACGTCGTCGATGTCGATGCCGCGCGCGGCCACGTCTGTGGCGACCAGCACGTTGATGTCGCCGCCGCGGAAGGCCTTGAGCGCCTTTTCACGCGCTATCTGCCCGAGGTCACCGTGCACGGCGCCGACCACGAAGCCGCGCTCGTTCAGCTCGTCGGCAACCTTCTGGGCGGTGCGCTTGGTGCGGGTGAAGATCATCGTGGCGCCGCGGTCGCGGGCCTGCAGGATCCGGGTGACCAGCTCCACCTTGTCCAGGGCGTGGGCGCGGTAGACGAACTGCTCGGTGGTGTCGTGCACGGCCAGGGAGTGCGGTGCCTCGGCCCGGATATGTGTCGGCTGGACCATGAAGGTGCGAGCCAGGGTGATGATCGGGTCCGGCATGGTCGCCGAGAACAGCATCGATTGCCGCTCGGCCGGGATCTGCCGAAGGATGCGCTCGATGTCGGGTAGAAAGCCCAGGTCCAGCATCTCGTCGGCCTCGTCGAGTACCAGCACCGACAGTCCGCCCAGCTGCAGATGGCCCTGCTGGGACAGGTCAAGCAGCCGGCCCGGGGTGCCCACAACGACGTCGGCGCCGGCGCGCAGCGCCTCGACCTGGGGCTCGTAGGCCCGCCCTCCGTAAATGGAGACCACCGCCAAGCGACGAGTTTCCTCGGCGGTGAGGTACTTGGCCGCGGTGGCCAGGTCATCGGTGACCTGCAGGCACAACTCTCGGGTGGGCACCACCACCAAGGCCCGCGGGGTGCCGGTGAGCGGCCGCACTGCGGTTTCGGAGGTTATGCGCTGCAGCAGCGGCACGCCGAACGCGAAAGTCTTGCCCATGCCGGTTCGGGCTTGGCCGATCACATCTTCGCCGGCCAGCGCCAGGGGCAGGGTGAGTTCTTGGATAGCAAAGGGATGCTCGATGCCCTTTTCCCGCAGTGCGCGCACAATTTCGTCGCGGACTCCGAGTTGGGCAAAGCTATGTTCGGTTGTGCTTTTGAGTGCAGTCATTAGGGGGGTGAAGAGCCTTTCGGTGACGAGTATCGGTCTGGTGTCGGTACTTCTTTGTCGCGGTTCGTCGCGCGCACGAGTTCCGACTCCGATATGTCGCCGAGAGGCCGACCCGCTGCTCGATCTGGGCGGGCGCAGCTACGTGCACGCACATTTCCCGGTAGTAGCAGCACAGATCCAGCCACTACCAAACCCCATGATAGCTGGTTGGCCAACTGCCACCGGTGTGCGAGTGGTTCCGGCGACTAGAGTGTTGCCATGACTTCGCCCACATCCGCCGACCAGGTGGCCGATTCGACCAGGCCACGCTTAGCGGCGGACCATCCCGGCGTCAACGAGTTGTTCGCGCTGCTGGCCTATGGCGAGGTGGCGGCCTTTTACCGGCTGACCGACGAGGCGCGGATGGCGCCGAATCTGCAGGGGCGGATCTCCATGGCCAGCATCGCGGCCGCCGAAATGGCGCACTACGAGCTATTGCGCGATGCCCTGCAGCGTCGCGGTGTCGACGTGGTGCCGGCGATGTCGAAGTACGTGTCGGCATTGGAGAACTACCACCGGCTGACGATGCCCAGTACGTGGCTGGAAGCCTTGGTGAAGACCTACGTCGGTGACGCACTGGCCGCGGACTTGTACCTGCAGATCGCCGACGGACTGCCGGATGAGGTTGCCGACGTGGTGCGGGCGGCACTGGCCGAGACCGGGCACTCCCAGTTCGTGGTCGCCGAGGTGCGTGCCGCGGTCACCAGCAGCGGCAAACAGCGCAGCCGGCTTGCGCTGTGGTCACGCCGACTGCTCGGCGAGGCAATCACGCAGGCCCAATTGCTGCTCGCCGACCACGACGAACTGGTCGACTTGGTGGTGGCGGGCTCCGGCGGTCTGGGCCAGCTCAGCGCCTTTTTCGAACGTCTGCAGCAGACACACGACCAAAGGATGCGCGAACTCGGCCTGGCCTGACCGCGGTCAGCGAGTGCACGTCGCCAGGATCGAGTTGGTGGTCGAAGCCACGACCGGCTGACCCTGGGCGTTGACGATCACACAGTTGAGGCGGCTGTAGATGCTGGTCGCGACCACCGACTCGGTCTGCACGCCGGGGTTCAACACCACCATCTTGGTCCACGGCAGCGCCACGTTGAACTCGGTGACGGGAAAGCCCCGCTCGTCGGTGTAGACGACGTTGACGATGTCGAGGAGTTGCTTGGTCCCGGTCACACTGTAGAAGACGGCACGGGGACTCAGCGCGGCCGACGGCGGTGTGCCCGGCTGCGGCGGCGCAGCGGTTGGGATTCGCGTCGGCGCAGCGCTGGGAATCGTCACCGTGGTGATGGTTTCGGGGGCCAGTTGCGCCGCCGAAGTGCTGGGCCGTGCGCTCGTACTCGGCGGGGGACTCGGTGACGTGCTGGGTGGGGCCGTCGTCCGCGGCGTGGTGGAGACCACCGTCCGGGGCATTGGCGCTCCCACTGGCGCCCCCACCGTCGCTTTTGTCGTGGCGCTGTCGCCGCTGTTAATGATGACTGCGGTCGCGACAGCGCCGAGCGCCACCACCACGCCGAGGATTGCGGCGACGGGGCGCCACCGACTCTCGGTCGACCAGACCAGTTCGCCGTAGCCGTCGTCCTCGTAGCCGTCGTCCTCGTAGCCGTCGTCCTCGTAGCCATCGTCCTCGTAGCCGTAGCCGTGGTAGTCATCGGTTTCGGCGGCATGGCTTACCTCGTCCGGGTAGTCCCGGACGTCGCGAGAGTCTCGAGAACCCTGGTAAAGGGTGTGATACATGTTGCTGATGAGGCTGATGTTATCGACGTCCACGGTAACGACCTGGTGCCGGTTGGCGTGTCCGGCCGAGTTAGACCCAATCGTGATCATGGCGCTAGGGGCTGGGGGTGCGGTCGGCGCCGGGAGCGTCTACTAGCCTGCTGCTGAAACGCCTGCGACTTCAATACCAACGGAAGGGGCCCCCGTGGAGGTCAAGATCGGTATCACGGACAGTCCGCGCGAGCTGGTCTTCGCCAGTGCACAGACCCCCGATGAGGTCGAAGAACTCGTCGGCGCAGCGCTGCGTGAGGATTCGGGTCTGCTGAGCCTCAGCGACGACCGGGGCCGTCGGTTCCTGATTGATGCCGCCAAGATCGCCTATGTCGAAATCGGCGTAGCCGACGCCCGCCGGGTTGGGTTCGGAATCGGCGCAGACGCCGCGCGGCGTTAGGAGCGGGCAAGCGGCACGTGCGACAGACC
The nucleotide sequence above comes from Mycobacterium pseudokansasii. Encoded proteins:
- a CDS encoding ParA family protein, producing MTETRVLAVANQKGGVAKTTTVASLGAAMVDKGRRVLLVDLDPQGCLTFSLGQDPDKLPVSVHEVLLGEVEPNTALVTTMEGMALLPANIDLAGAEAMLLMRAGREYALKRALAKLSDQFDVVIVDCPPSLGVLTLNGLTAADEVIVPLQCETLAHRGVGQLLRTVADVQQITNPNLRLLGALPTLYDSRTTHTRDVLLDVADRYGLPVLAPPIPRTVRFAEASASGSSVMAGRKNKGAVAYRDLAQALLKHWKSGKPLPTFAVEL
- a CDS encoding DEAD/DEAH box helicase, coding for MTALKSTTEHSFAQLGVRDEIVRALREKGIEHPFAIQELTLPLALAGEDVIGQARTGMGKTFAFGVPLLQRITSETAVRPLTGTPRALVVVPTRELCLQVTDDLATAAKYLTAEETRRLAVVSIYGGRAYEPQVEALRAGADVVVGTPGRLLDLSQQGHLQLGGLSVLVLDEADEMLDLGFLPDIERILRQIPAERQSMLFSATMPDPIITLARTFMVQPTHIRAEAPHSLAVHDTTEQFVYRAHALDKVELVTRILQARDRGATMIFTRTKRTAQKVADELNERGFVVGAVHGDLGQIAREKALKAFRGGDINVLVATDVAARGIDIDDVTHVINYQCPEDEKMYVHRIGRTGRAGRTGVAVTLVDWDELERWTMIDKALGLGSPEPAETYSNSPHLYAELSIPAEAAGTVGTPRASQPKRRATDQDGQPSVTARSGARRRQRTRGGKPITGHPATGPANEAAAEPGSGSGSGSPSANAGNTRRRRRRRKPACVPDNATASAN
- a CDS encoding ferritin-like fold-containing protein, with protein sequence MTSPTSADQVADSTRPRLAADHPGVNELFALLAYGEVAAFYRLTDEARMAPNLQGRISMASIAAAEMAHYELLRDALQRRGVDVVPAMSKYVSALENYHRLTMPSTWLEALVKTYVGDALAADLYLQIADGLPDEVADVVRAALAETGHSQFVVAEVRAAVTSSGKQRSRLALWSRRLLGEAITQAQLLLADHDELVDLVVAGSGGLGQLSAFFERLQQTHDQRMRELGLA
- a CDS encoding acid phosphatase, coding for MGIHEHRLLLVRHGDTEWSDSGQHTGRTDIELTEAGRIQAELAGKALGELDLDNPLVISSPRKRALTTAELAGLTVDEISPLIAEWDYGAYEGLTTAQIREVEPDWLVWTHGCPDGESVAQVSERADRAVALALEHLASRDVVFVGHSHFSRAVITRWVELPLVEGTRFYMHTASVSICGFEHGIRQLCALGVKGYPGN
- a CDS encoding DUF3107 domain-containing protein — its product is MEVKIGITDSPRELVFASAQTPDEVEELVGAALREDSGLLSLSDDRGRRFLIDAAKIAYVEIGVADARRVGFGIGADAARR